GACAGGAGTCCACACCGCCAGCATATGAGTGTTCGCCTGTGCAAGCTGCAAATTATTCTCCTGCACTTTCCGTAAACTGATCTTCAGTTTCTGAAACTCAACACCGCTCAGCTCTATGATCTTACTGATgccacaaaacaaaaaacagaaaaaaaacacaattagtaCAGAATTCAATCTCTCAAGCCAAACATAAtgtaaattaagaaaaaaaaaaggatacttTCTGTGTGCTAGAGCTTTCATCAATGTCATGTtctcctgcaaaaaaaaaaaaaaaaaaaaaaaaaaatcaataacagTCTTGCCACCACCACAGAGTCAGAGTTCAAAGGGGGATGCCTTTTGGAGCTTCTCAGCATAATCCTTGGAAGAGAATTGTTGCTGGTGagtctcttcttctctgttcaCGTTGCTTATATCCGCAAGTTTTCTCCTCTGTGCACTGCTCCTCATCATCACAACCTTCCCTTTTCCTTTACGAATCTGATGAACCTCTGCCGGAATCGAATTTTGTCACACACTTGTGTTCGTTAGATTGAAATCCCTTAAACCACTAACCCTAATTTGCAGAAATTCCAGCGAAAGCAATCAGTCGATTCCAAAAATGAATTGCACAAAAAGGTGAGATGGAAGATTGAGTAAAGAGATGGAATTCGAAACCTTGAGGAGGAGCGTGATTGTCGTCTTGGAGAACCGTCACGGAGCTCATGGTGGAGCCGGCGAGAGAAAAGCCCTGCGACGGAATCGGGTTTTTCGGAATTTTGAAATGAGACCGAGGGAGGATTTTACGACGGCTGGTGAGGGTAAAACCGTCAAATTTATGCGACTCTTGCTAAACGTCGTCGTAGTATGTCGTTTTGGTACACTCGATGAGTTAAATGCAGTCAGTATTATTTAAATTGGGTAAACATTAACTGAAGATTATTCTTTGTATGACTCTTAAATCCATGAGACAACAATAGTCTCtagttcattttaaaaaaaaatcaataatagtaAACTATactacataattttatattttccagcGACTAGAGTACATAACAAGAATGAAATAACAAGAATGCAGTTCAAATTAACAATAGTTAGCCAATCCTATTTATGTCCAACCAGACAGAAATCTAACCAAACTAACATATCAAACAACAAATGTACTATATATAGAGGCAAAAACTCAATATATAAACCCCTTCCTCTCTATCACCAATCTACACATCTCATACAACAAACACAAGTCCTAgagttttgttttgaaacagaaaaaaaaaacttgtaagaTAAAAATGGCGGCAAAGGTGTATATGGCCATGGCATTGATAATGATGGGATTTGTTTTACAAGCATGCAATGGAATGAACGTTGATgttgatgatggtgatgatatCAAGCCAACCCAAGATTCGAGATTCTTTTGCTTCAGAGTCTGTTCTATTAACTGTGGCAAACAAAACAAGCCTTGTTACCAAGATTGTTTGCCGAAATGTGGTCTCCCGAGACGACTTGCTAAACCAACAGCATCTTCATCACCTTCCACTACCGTTTGATCTCATttcttgtattttttatttttttttgtctttaagTTCTATCTAATATTGATCGAGCTAACTGGTAAATATGTCTTCTAAATGTGtttattaagaagaaaaaattgaGAATCATGATAAACTATGATTCTAATATCTGTGTGACAAGTCTATTCAAACTTGATTTCTATTATAAGGACATAGACCACCTTTTCAATACAAATGTGATCACGTATAACAATAGAGATGTACAAAAAAAGAGTATTGTACATAGACTGACTAAACACTTAATCATACAAAACTCAGAAACATGGAATCTGATCATTATAATaacctaaaaataaaacatcCATTAGCTTTGCCATGTTTCCCAAACAATCTCTGAAAATGCCATTTGAGGAAAACCTTCTACCTTGCTTCCTTTATGCACTGCGTTTGAAGTTAGACCTTGTATGAAGTATACATCATCCATGATTGCACTCTCGCACCATCTGAAATAAATGGTTGAAGCAAGAACTAAAGGATAAGGATatcgcctctctctctctctttcaagaACAGAAACTATTGGCTAAGAACACTTTAAATCCCTCTTGTCAGGACAATCTGCTGCTTTGTGTCCTGAACTTCCACAATTGAAGCAAGCACCTCCAAAACTTCTGATTTACATATATCAATCAATCAGTTGATGAGAGGGTAAGTGTGAAGATTTCAGCATAGATTCGTCATTTCAGCATAGAGACGGCGCCCTCGTTTTTACTCCATAAACATAGCCACGAAGACGTTTCAAGCACCATATACTATTCTTTCCATCGAACTGTTGCCCTTAAAACGTTTTCACATGATACAATAGTTCGCTTAAACGGTGTcacatgaaaattttaattataatattttcctcgacaaatcttttatatatagcCGGTTTTATTGAATTATTTGTACAACAtttccttttgtatttctgtCTTAATCTAACAcgttattttattcacaaattcaacattttgttattttctttggttACTTTCTCCATAACCTTTGTATACTAAAATTGCAATTATCTATTGTTGGATGCAGACAAGTTGTTCGGAGCGCCACCTTTGATACATTCACGACTTTTAATTCAGCATGTTTCCTTAAAACAGTCGAGTAATAGGGCATAGTTAAGTGAAAAAGACTGGTAGGTAAATATATTCAAAGGTCAAATTCGACGATTATGTTATTTTTCCTCTCTTTACTTCAAGAAAattcaagaaaacaataatGGAGGATCATGTTACATATAAGCTATCAttaatttttcttctttagcttagttatgtttttttggtaATGACATTAGCAAATTCGCATTGAATTTGCAGTCACTAAAACTGAAATGATTTGATGTGTAGTTTACGATTTCGATCACCAAAAAAGTCATAGGATAGTTATGatcgtttttaaaattataactgtTTCAGTATTGATTAATTATTTGGTTGGTATATTAGTTTTTTACTCcacttattaaaaaacaaatctaAACACCTGGTAGACTACTAGTTATACCATAATCTTAACATCTCAAGCTTTCTGCCAATCTGGGATCCCTTTGGATCATAAACCAGTAAATCACGAGATGAGTAAAAATGAATGTTTGCATGGTAAGTAGAAACTAATTGATAATGCGGACCAAAAGAATCGAATATGAATGATATTTTACCATTTTCAATGGAATCTTCAAAAAGTTTACTTTTTGTATGAAAAAATCATCCTTTTGATTTACTTTTTGTATGAATAATCACCTTTTTGTTTCTAATAtcttttgaacaaaaaaaatctctaatcTTTAATTAAAAGATTAATAATTCATCTCATGTTTCTAAACTTGTTGGTAAAGAAGGTTCCCAAAACTAAAACGGTTAAAGAAATTCGAAATTTCTTGAGCAagaattttccaaaaaaaaaattgtcaagtTTCCATTTTGCGTGATTGCGAAACAAAAATTTCCAATTGtgattgaaaaaaataagaagtatGTATTTATGGAAAGTATAACACCTTCATAAAGATCGTCTTGACGAACAACTATGTTCTTTTGAGTTTCGAACAAAATCTTAAGTATTTTGCTAGTTTATGCGGCCAAATCAAACCAGAATCTTCAGCAGTGAGTATTCTTAATTTCTTATCTTTCCATCCGAGTTTCGTTTAGAGGTAAAGATTCCTTTTTAATACATATGCTTATTAATGTAACTTAAGATCCATAGAAAGATTGTTTCATGGAGAGGGATGTGTAGATGATTGGGTAATGCAAGTAACTGAGTCACTCTTACAAAAGTAAGAATCATATTGgaggaaggagacagagaaAGAGTTTTTAAGCACTTTAAGGATTCTCTGTGCCTTCACACCTTATCTCCCATCTCTCTCTAAACTTCTTTTCTTCTACTTGAAACAAACTATATAGAGAGAtttgttgatcaaaaaaaaaaaaaaagagagattaaggAAACACACCTAAATTCTTTTGACccttgtttttattatataaacccAAGTTGCACAATTCCCCATAAACCCATATTTAAGAAACTTCTGTTTCCTGATTTGGCtggtctttttttttcagaaagaAGAGATAAATAATagagggagctgagaagagagACATTATAATGGTGGCTCATAAGGGGGTCCATAATCATCAGAAACCAACCTGCATTTGCATACCCTGGTTCTGCCTCTTGGTCTCTCTCCTTCACCATGGAAGAGCATCTtttccatcatcatcatcatcatcatcatcatcatcttccttcaATCTCTCTCTCCCACACCAACACCCATTCCCTGAACATGTTGTCCTTAATGTTCAAAGGTTTAACCTTTCTCTTGCATTTTATCTTTAAGGCCTTTTTGACTCCAAATCCTCtgttttaaaaaacagaggatcATCATCTCTGTTTTTTAACATCCTCTGTTTATCAACTGCAGAAAACTCAACGACTCTCTCTCCAGAAGACATCTCCTCACTTACCAACAAGACGGTGACACCACGGCGTCGCCGTCGCCAGTACCTTCCTGCCTCACCGGGAACCCAATCGACGACTGCTGGCGCTGCGACCCAAACTGGTCGCAGAACCGCCAACGCCTCGCCGACTGCTCAATAGGCTTCGGACAAGGCACACTCGGCGGCAAAGGCGGCCGCTTTTACCTCGTCACCGACTCCTCCGACAACGACGCGGCGAACCCAGTTCCCGGAACCCTCCGCCACGCCGTGATACAGCCTGAGCCTCTCTGGATCATCTTCTCCGGCGACATGGGGATCACTCTCCGGCACGAGCTCATCGTCGGGAGCTTCAAGACGATCGACGGACGAGGCACGAAGGTCGAGATCACCGGCCACGGGTGCCTGACGATCCAGCAGGTGAGCCACGTCATCATCCACAACGTCCACATTCACCACTGCAAGCCCTCCGGTAACACTCTGGTCGCTTCCTCGCCGACGCATGTTGGATTCCGAGGAGTCTCCGACGGAGACGGGATCTCGGTCTCGGCTTCGCATCACATTTGGGTCGATCACTGCTCTCTCGGATACTGTTCCGACGGACTCATCGACGTTATTCTCGCATCAACCGCCGTCACGGTCTCCAACAACTACTTTCATCACCACGACGAAGTTATGCTCTTAGGTCACGACGACCGGTAATTATTTCCCGCGAAAAAGCCCCTTGACTTTgtgaacttttaaattaaagCGTGGAAGTTTTGAATCTAACAATCTAACCCAATTTCTTTTGGCTTTTGATGAAAAAGGTATACGGCGGACTCGGGGATGCAAGTGACAATTGCGTTTAACCATTTTGGGGAGGGGCTAGTGCAGAGGATGCCGCGGTGCAGACATGGTTATATTCACGTGGTGAACAACGATTTTACTGCATGGGAGATGTACGCGATAGGTGGAAGTGCAAACCCTACGATCAATAGTCAGGGTAACCGTTACACTGCACCTATTAATCCCAATGCAAAAGaggtaaatattttatatattaatcattctATTTATTACATgaaaaatacataaaccaatCATTTTGAAGATAatcttaatttttgtattttttggttgatattttgagaaaaatcaAGTTCTCTTTATAACTGGATATGGTTTGGTGTGGACACTGTGGTTTTTTCTGGACGTGTCTGTGCAATAATGGTTACATTAGTTCGTTGTCATGTCGTTGACATGGTTTTGAACTTTTGTAAGATCTCATGTGCTATGTTATATTTGTGATAGGTGACCAAGCGTGTGGACGCAAACGAGAAACACTGGGGGAAATGGAACTGGAGGACTGAAGGAGATGTTATGGTTAACGGAGCGTTCTTCGTGCCGTCAGGTGATGGAGTGAGTCCGGCGTACGCCCGAGCCACTAGTCTTCAGGCAAAGACCGCTGATGTTATTGACCAGCTCACGGTCAATGCTGGCGTTTTCGGCGATCCCGGGtatgattatattatttactCTAGTATTGCTTCATCCACCCAAACTAGCATCTTTATTGCTACGGTTTTGCCCCTATATTCTTTATTGAACTTTTTTCTATAAGATAGGACATTATTTATtctttatacaaaaaaataggacattgtttatttttgattatttttacatTACTAATTGAAACATATCTAAAAACATTACCTAACTTTGTGATAATTAAACAACATATCtatctaataataatatatatatatatatatttaataaattaattttgtgatAATTCAAAAGTTGGTGCtattataattacaaaaatcaTTGCAAGTTGggcttaattatatattttctttaatatatacaaaaaattattttcttgggGTATATTTTTCTGACGCGGAGAGTAATACTTCTCATTTTGTTTTCTCAAGAATGAACATGAATGTATATGCATgccatatatattttggataagATATTAAAAAGTTAGTGAGTTACACATCAAAGTGTTAAAGACAATTCCGAAATGGCAACAAGGAAAACCATGACGCATGAACATgcataaagttttttttcttgctaaGAAAAAGCTCAGCTTTTACCATTTTATAACTCACACGTGCTGAGTGTGGATCCGAGATCTAAACTTCTAAAAGATTTCTGATCTAAAACCCCAAAGCCTTTACGTAGTGTCTGATCTATAGCTTTATTGATGATTTGTCGTATTTCCTGTTATACATGCAAAATAACAAATGAAATCCTATTAAAAATTTCATTTCCGTATTACTATTTCTTCACCAAATTAGGGGTTGGTGATTTCTTTGTTTGACGACATGGTATATCTTCAAATCccaataactaaaaataaaataaaagatattcaTGTCTTTATTAGCAAGTTCTTTGGCTCTTTGCCAATTCAGGGTTTTGTGGTTCTTTGTTTTGCAACTTGGTATATAATCTAAACCCCGCAAATTGGAAGAACTTTAGGAAGAAGGAAAAGAAGATTCATTTCCTTGTGAAATAGTTCTTCACACATTGAAGGTGTGTGAAGTCACATTTAATTAGGGTTTCATTATCGGTTCAAGTGGACCATTAAAATTGACTTTTTGGATATGTGATAagacatttatatattatacgtaTAGTAAAGATGGGTTCCTATATCGTAATATATAGGATagtttgatccaaaaaaaaaaaagatgggtTCCTATAtcgtaatatatatatattccattGTTAATCATCTGCTTTacagacacaaaaaaaaaacaatacgcAGTGGGGTCTTCTCGaagactatataatatatagattcGATCTACTTAATTAAATGATCTGGTTAAGCAGTCATAGTACCTATATCTACGTATGATTCTCCACGACATACTTGGTGTCATTTTATCTTTTTGATAGTTAAATTGATCGAAAAGTTTACATTTGACCCTCTTTTGCAAAAGTAAAGTATGCAAGAAGGATGGTGGATTCTCTTAGCCGTCTTGCTGTCAAAAGTTCGATATTCCTTGTCATACTACTTCAGTTTCCGGAATTTACCGGTTATCTAGTTAACCAATACCGGCTTGCTGGATAATTAATTATAGTGGGCTAgtattttgttgaggtgtgaatttcaaaattatagtttacgtaaaaaaaattatagtttacgtaactttttaaaagtaaaagaaCTTCCATTTTATTTGATAGGACTACAATTGATATCTAAAACATAGATCATAAACTCTaacatatgaaaataaaatgtgaAGCATGCATGTGATGGAGCAACTTGTTTTCGTCTTTACTCTCTTTTGAGCTTTTTACATTGATTGGTCCATTTTGATCATATGCTTATGTCACTGTTAGTATCTTTCGACACAGCACGTTCAAACGAATCATGATTATGATAGCAATATTGTTGGTATGATGATTTTTATTGACATATTATATGATGATTTTAACTGCTGATGATATGGTTTGGTGTAGTGGGAGAAACGGGCAAGGAGGAGGTTTCCCCGGAATCACGGGCGGTGGTGGGACCGTGACACGAGGTTACAGTAAAGGTGGACCCGGAGGCGGTGGCAGCGACAGCGATGATGGCCTTTTCACAATGATATTCGGTAGCAATTCCAGTGCGGCGGCGGCGGCTTTGAGGCCGGGACAAGTCTGGTCAATTTTATTCACTATCATCTTACTTTGGTATTTTCCACACCATAGGAGATGACAGCTTCATTATTGGTTCAAGAGGTTTCACTATTTGTTTTAACGGtacaaaaaaaactgaaaagagaaaaaaatcgAATATGCATACGTGTTAAGGTATATATACACACAAGTTGTAGAATATGgcggaaatatataaaaaaaaaaatattcttgttTGATGGCTAAACATTTTTGGTACCTTATCAATTGGCTGGAGGAATATTTTTACAGTGAATATACTATTTGTTTCATTACGCTGTTCttgatcttttctttttaatttttaaaatatatttgtgatttaAAATGGGAGCTAAGAGAAAATGAGGAGGTTGATGGGATACTACTTAAACTAGGTACCAAGTCAACTTCAGAAgcttgtcttcttccttctaATGTTCATTGTCTCAACTTCAGAAActtgtcttcttccttctaATGTTCATTGTCTTCattcattaattaattaaacaGAACAAAATGCTGTTTCAATGCGTGAATAATCAATAAACTGACCAGTGATGGGCAAGAAAAAAATCCACAAGGTAATAACCATTCATAATAAGATAGAGAACAGAAGCTACAACATAAGTCATCAATTAGTCTTTAGTCATGGGCCACGGCCAGGGTTGTTAACACAAAGATGATAGTCCAAAGAGACTAAAAGAAAGACGCACTATAGCGCTGGGCTTAGAAGTAGATAGAGATAGTGAGTACTATCTACAAGCCAACTCAGGATGTGTATGGtttaaaacacaaacacaaaactTGAAGCTCAAAGTCATTGCAATTGGGTACAagaacaaaccaaacaaaatatcaaGATACAACGCTAATCAGTTCTTTAAACTAAAAACAGTATGAAAGAAGTCTTTACATATAAAAACGCTTACAGAGATATTCATTACCACATACACACACACGCAAGAGTGAGTGTAAATAACCCTAAACCCAGCATCATTCAGTTCTTCATTCATGCCTTAGTAACGGTCATAAGTACCAGACGATGGATAACCACCAGCACCACCACCACTGCTTCGGCTCGGCCTCTCATACGGACCACTGGCTCTGCTTCTAAACCCTCTTCCCTCGTCTGCTCCACGAATAGGCCCACCAGCTCTACCACCACCGTACCTGTCACTGCCTGCACCTGGAACTACGTCTCTCTCAAAGGACCTGGGTTTCTCATAACTCGCTGGAGGGTAACGGTCTGATCCACGACTGTACCTATCCCCTCCTGCAAACCGATCAACCGGGGCTGCATACCTGTAACATAAGTAAACATTTTCACGTCATGCAAATGCAATGCAAGCAAGTCAATGTGAATATCTGTAAACACAGTTATTAAGAATATCTAACCTCTCACTGGCGTAACGATCACGAGGGATGTAAGCTTCTCTGCTGTCAAACCTGTCTCTAGCACCAAAGCGTGGAGCATCATATCGATCATCTATGTAACGTTCACGGTCTGCATATCGCTCACGGTCCGCATAACGGTCCACACGTCCATCAGATCCTCCATACGCAGCACGGGAAGAAAAGCCACCGACGGGTCCACCACGACCACCAGTAGCAGACGGACAGTCACGGGCCCAATGCCCAACACGTCCACACTTGAAGCATTCATCTTCACCAACACGACCACCTCCACCAAAGCTCCCCTTTCCAGCCAATGAATACCCACCATCTCTGCCACCTCTAGAGCCATGACTGTCCCCATCGTCTCGCCCCATTTTTGGTTCAGCTCTGTTCACAGAGATGACTCGATCACCAAAGTCTCTTCCATGCATCTCTCTGATGGACTCATCCATAGCACGGCGATCAGCAAAGGTAATAAACCCAAATCCACGTGAACGACCGGTATCTCTTTCCATCATGATCTATACACAACACACCACACCACAAAAGCTGATTTCCCAAAAGTATATTGCTAGAAACTGATCAGAAGGGCAGTAGAAAATGAAACATATGCAAAATCTGAAAGATCATATTCAAGTCCATGTGACATCAAGAAACATCCATCTGTTTAAAGGTTTACTGCATAACATTGACCCTGTCTTTTGTGTCGTACGAAATTGTCAATCAATCTCCACTTCAGAGCAAAACAACTAGATACCCCCAGAAACTCAAGCAGCACACTATCTTTTCTTCCCCAGTCAAACGAACGGCGCTCCGTGAATTAATCCCCTAAAAGAATCTACTATTCAATCCCTATTTTCAACGACATTAAAGAGAGGAAGTTTTACAGACAGAAGGAAGCCACTGAATTAAGAGTACACAGTATTCCTGACCAAACATCTgtttcttctcaatatgcagaTATCATCTGACATTGATCCAGCTGAAGTCGTTCAGATCTCCTGGTGCTGACAACTCTTTGCATAGCCCCAAAAGCCCACAGATCAGAAACACAACTCCATCTCACACAACGAACTTTATCAGATTTCAGAAACATGCGGAAAAGATAAGCGCAAAGAACTGGGGTATGAGGATCTAAAAATGTGTTTGGGTTTGGAGAAGAAAAGAATAATGAAAGGAAAAGTTAAAATCCATGGAAATCCTACTAAGCACACAGGGTACGAGAAGCGACGTTCTTCAACTGGTGCAGTCTTTCGTTTTCTGCAGTTCCAACGTCAGCACTGGGGCTCAAGGTATCAGGAAGAAATAGAAATCTTGCAACAGGACAGCTGAGATGGGGACTGGGCTTATCCAGACGTCAATGCTACAAAGCCTCTGGTGTGTGAATGACTGCAAGGGGATACTACATGGAGGACACTGGCCTAAACTGAGTAGCATCATCAATTCACCACTCAAAACCAAATCAGGAATCCCAAGTACCAGCTATCAAACAATACAAGACACAACTACCTCTTCTTCCTAAAGCTTGTTAACCAGAATCTCGACACAGAATAATTTCAGGAAGGAACCGGTTGCATACTTAGAGAAGTCAAAGACTAGACTAGAAGAAACTGAAAGTAACCTGTTACCACAGTCTCAACAACCTCGTGAAACAAATCCCAAAACAGAGGACAACATCATTATGCTCTCAAAGACTCAACCACTACTACTGTGTTTCCTATATTCTCAGATAGTCAGAtacttttttgttcttttatcaGAGAGCAGTGTATCTCAACTTGATACCATGTAGTTCTGATCAATGTCATCCCTAATTCATCAGTTTATAGAGTTTTAGTAGAAGATTACCAAGAGATATTTTaggataataaaaaaaaaaaaaaaattccacacATCTCTGCTCTTATTCATGTTATTGGCTACTTcaagtattattattttttcacaaCTAAAGAGAGGATACAAGTAGCAATAGCTTTAAAAGATCCAAAACTCATCACAGACATGTTCAATTCtatccaaacaaaaaaatcaggGCTTTAATATACCTATACGTTTCAGAGATACACAGCAAACAAGTGCAGGCACAAGAtgataaaaatagattaaaataattaataataccTGGCAATCGAGAATGTCACCGAAGCGGCTGAAAGTACGCTGAAGGTCTCTCTCTGTCACCTCCGGAGATAACCCGCCAACGAATATCCTGCTTCCTTCTTTCGCCGCCGCCATCTTTAGTTCCTCTTCCTTgctgacaaaaataaaaaactaggTTAAACCCCGAAAACAAATCCCCCAAAAATTCAGCAAAACCACAAACACTTCATATTCACGAGGAAACAATCGATTGAACTACGACTACTACGTCAGAGAATTACACAATACGATTTTGATTCGTCTTACCAAATTTGTTAACTCGAAGCTGCGAATTtcggaagaaaaaaaaaaaaatctgaatcgaaCTGTTTTTCTTCGCCGTCAGATATTAATGATAAGTGTATAAGAAACCCTAAATGGTGGTTGAGATGTTAGGCCCCACACACACGAAAAAAATATAGAGGCCCAAGCCCATAATCTCTTTTATGGGCCCAGAAGATAAGCTTATTCGATTAAGCTCACATACTGCTATACTAGATTGCCGTCTGTTGATTAATAATATAGCTTGACTTTTAATACATAACATCTTAGCCAGTGAATGTGGAAGCCATGTT
This genomic stretch from Raphanus sativus cultivar WK10039 chromosome 3, ASM80110v3, whole genome shotgun sequence harbors:
- the LOC108844394 gene encoding probable pectate lyase 18, which produces MVAHKGVHNHQKPTCICIPWFCLLVSLLHHGRASFPSSSSSSSSSSSFNLSLPHQHPFPEHVVLNVQRKLNDSLSRRHLLTYQQDGDTTASPSPVPSCLTGNPIDDCWRCDPNWSQNRQRLADCSIGFGQGTLGGKGGRFYLVTDSSDNDAANPVPGTLRHAVIQPEPLWIIFSGDMGITLRHELIVGSFKTIDGRGTKVEITGHGCLTIQQVSHVIIHNVHIHHCKPSGNTLVASSPTHVGFRGVSDGDGISVSASHHIWVDHCSLGYCSDGLIDVILASTAVTVSNNYFHHHDEVMLLGHDDRYTADSGMQVTIAFNHFGEGLVQRMPRCRHGYIHVVNNDFTAWEMYAIGGSANPTINSQGNRYTAPINPNAKEVTKRVDANEKHWGKWNWRTEGDVMVNGAFFVPSGDGVSPAYARATSLQAKTADVIDQLTVNAGVFGDPGGRNGQGGGFPGITGGGGTVTRGYSKGGPGGGGSDSDDGLFTMIFGSNSSAAAAALRPGQVWSILFTIILLWYFPHHRR
- the LOC108847869 gene encoding glycine-rich RNA-binding protein RZ1C isoform X1, giving the protein MAAAKEGSRIFVGGLSPEVTERDLQRTFSRFGDILDCQIMMERDTGRSRGFGFITFADRRAMDESIREMHGRDFGDRVISVNRAEPKMGRDDGDSHGSRGGRDGGYSLAGKGSFGGGGRVGEDECFKCGRVGHWARDCPSATGGRGGPVGGFSSRAAYGGSDGRVDRYADRERYADRERYIDDRYDAPRFGARDRFDSREAYIPRDRYASERYAAPVDRFAGGDRYSRGSDRYPPASYEKPRSFERDVVPGAGSDRYGGGRAGGPIRGADEGRGFRSRASGPYERPSRSSGGGAGGYPSSGTYDRY
- the LOC108847869 gene encoding glycine-rich RNA-binding protein RZ1C isoform X2, whose amino-acid sequence is MMERDTGRSRGFGFITFADRRAMDESIREMHGRDFGDRVISVNRAEPKMGRDDGDSHGSRGGRDGGYSLAGKGSFGGGGRVGEDECFKCGRVGHWARDCPSATGGRGGPVGGFSSRAAYGGSDGRVDRYADRERYADRERYIDDRYDAPRFGARDRFDSREAYIPRDRYASERYAAPVDRFAGGDRYSRGSDRYPPASYEKPRSFERDVVPGAGSDRYGGGRAGGPIRGADEGRGFRSRASGPYERPSRSSGGGAGGYPSSGTYDRY